Proteins encoded within one genomic window of Micromonospora halotolerans:
- a CDS encoding protein meaA yields the protein MDEKAPSGRLPERDRPWVMRTYAGHSSATATNALFRRNLAKGQTGLSVAFDLPTQTGYDPDHELAAGEVGRVGVPVAHLGDMRALFEGIPLAEMNTSMTINAPAMWLLGLYGTVAAEQGAELSRCAGTTQNDIIKEYLSRGTHIFPPAASLRLTADVIAYTLREMPKWNPVNICSYHLQEAGATPVQEVGFALATAVAVLDAVRDSGQVPAERMGDVVQRISFFINAGVRFVEEIAKMRAFGALWDEITRDRYGVENAKQRRFRYGVQVNSLGLTEAQPENNIQRIVLEMLGVTLSRDARARAVQLPAWNEALGLPRPWDQQWSLRMQQVLAYESDLLEYPDLFEGSHVMTALVDDLVAGARVELEKVLEMGGVVTAVETGYLKSALVASLADRRRRMEAGTDVVVGVNRFTETEPSPLTAAGAEAIEQVDPAVEAAATTAVREWRAGRDAAAVDAALARLRADAATTTNLMPATLECVRAGVTTGEWAGALRQVFGEYRAPTGLSGAAGAGGDAGLGAVRERVAATARELGSGRLRLLVGKPGLDGHSNGAEQIAVRARDAGFEVVYQGIRLTAGQIVAAAVEEDVDLVGLSVLSGSHLAAVPAVLDGLRAAGRADLPVVVGGIIPAADAEALRAAGVARVFTPKDFALTGIIDDLVTVIRESNGLS from the coding sequence ATGGATGAGAAGGCTCCTTCGGGGCGGTTGCCGGAGCGCGACCGGCCCTGGGTGATGCGCACCTACGCCGGGCACTCCTCCGCCACGGCCACCAACGCGCTCTTCCGCCGCAACCTGGCGAAGGGGCAGACCGGGCTCTCGGTCGCCTTCGACCTGCCCACCCAGACGGGCTACGACCCGGACCACGAGCTGGCCGCCGGCGAGGTGGGCCGGGTCGGTGTGCCGGTGGCGCACCTCGGCGACATGCGGGCCCTCTTCGAGGGCATCCCGCTCGCCGAGATGAACACCTCGATGACCATCAACGCGCCGGCGATGTGGCTGCTCGGCCTCTATGGCACGGTCGCCGCCGAGCAGGGCGCCGAGCTGTCCCGGTGCGCCGGCACCACGCAGAACGACATCATCAAGGAGTACCTGTCCCGGGGCACCCACATCTTCCCGCCGGCCGCCTCACTGCGGCTCACCGCGGACGTCATCGCGTACACGCTGCGCGAGATGCCGAAGTGGAACCCGGTCAACATCTGCTCGTACCACCTCCAGGAGGCCGGCGCGACGCCGGTGCAGGAGGTCGGCTTCGCCCTGGCCACCGCCGTCGCCGTGCTCGACGCGGTACGCGACTCCGGCCAGGTGCCCGCCGAGCGGATGGGCGACGTCGTCCAGCGGATCTCCTTCTTCATCAACGCCGGCGTGCGCTTCGTCGAGGAGATCGCCAAGATGCGCGCGTTCGGCGCGCTCTGGGACGAGATCACCCGCGACCGGTACGGCGTCGAGAACGCGAAGCAGCGCCGCTTCCGGTACGGCGTCCAGGTCAACTCGCTGGGCCTCACCGAGGCGCAGCCGGAGAACAACATCCAGCGCATCGTGCTGGAGATGCTCGGCGTCACCCTGTCCCGCGACGCCCGCGCCCGCGCCGTGCAACTGCCCGCCTGGAACGAGGCGCTCGGCCTGCCCCGCCCCTGGGACCAGCAGTGGTCGCTGCGCATGCAGCAGGTGCTGGCGTACGAGTCGGACCTGCTGGAATATCCGGACCTGTTCGAGGGCTCGCACGTGATGACCGCGCTGGTCGACGACCTCGTGGCCGGGGCCCGGGTCGAGCTGGAGAAGGTGCTGGAGATGGGCGGCGTGGTCACCGCCGTGGAGACCGGCTACCTGAAGAGCGCCCTGGTCGCCTCGCTGGCCGACCGGCGCCGGCGGATGGAGGCCGGCACCGATGTGGTCGTCGGCGTCAACCGCTTCACCGAGACCGAGCCGTCACCGCTGACCGCGGCCGGCGCCGAGGCCATCGAGCAGGTCGACCCCGCCGTCGAGGCGGCCGCCACCACCGCCGTACGCGAGTGGCGGGCCGGCCGGGACGCGGCGGCCGTGGACGCGGCACTCGCCCGGCTGCGCGCGGACGCCGCGACCACCACGAACCTCATGCCGGCGACGCTGGAGTGCGTGCGGGCCGGCGTGACCACCGGCGAGTGGGCCGGCGCGCTGCGCCAGGTCTTCGGCGAGTACCGGGCGCCCACCGGCCTGTCCGGCGCGGCCGGCGCGGGCGGCGACGCCGGCCTGGGCGCGGTCCGGGAGCGGGTCGCCGCCACCGCGCGCGAACTGGGCAGCGGCCGGCTGCGGCTGCTCGTGGGCAAGCCCGGCCTGGACGGGCACTCCAACGGCGCCGAGCAGATCGCGGTACGCGCCCGCGACGCCGGCTTCGAGGTGGTCTACCAGGGCATCCGGCTGACCGCCGGGCAGATCGTGGCGGCCGCCGTGGAGGAGGACGTCGACCTGGTCGGCCTCTCGGTGCTCTCCGGGTCGCACCTGGCCGCCGTGCCGGCCGTGCTGGACGGGCTGCGCGCCGCCGGGCGGGCCGACCTGCCCGTGGTGGTCGGCGGCATCATCCCGGCGGCCGACGCGGAAGCGCTCCGGGCCGCCGGCGTGGCCCGCGTCTTCACCCCGAAGGACTTCGCGCTGACCGGCATCATCGACGACCTGGTCACCGTGATCCGCGAGTCCAACGGCCTGTCCTAG
- a CDS encoding DUF1540 domain-containing protein, whose amino-acid sequence MTASMEMPRVQECAVRSCAYNHTNDCHAFAITIGSSDHAHCHTFIELPVRGGVEQLIAQVGACQRADCRHNSDLECHAPAITVGPEMDMADCQTYASR is encoded by the coding sequence ATGACCGCGTCGATGGAGATGCCCCGGGTCCAGGAATGCGCCGTCAGGTCCTGCGCCTACAACCACACCAACGACTGCCACGCGTTCGCCATCACGATCGGCAGCAGCGACCACGCGCACTGCCACACCTTCATCGAGCTGCCGGTACGCGGCGGCGTCGAGCAGCTGATCGCCCAGGTCGGCGCCTGCCAGCGCGCGGACTGCCGGCACAACTCCGACCTGGAGTGTCACGCACCGGCGATCACCGTCGGGCCCGAGATGGACATGGCCGACTGCCAGACCTACGCGAGCCGCTGA
- a CDS encoding DUF4126 domain-containing protein, giving the protein MLEVLTGSGLAASAGLNAYIPLLLMGLLARYTDLMELPSGWQWLGNGWVLLILAVLLAVEVVADKVPVVDHVNDVVQTVVRPTAGGLAFGAGSSSETVTVSDPDTFFSTHQWVPVVVGVLLALGVHLLKSAARPVINATTAGFGAPVASTAEDATSAVMSVVAILLPVLVLVFLLGFVAFLFWFLRRRRERRRERRAARAAGFRV; this is encoded by the coding sequence GTGCTCGAAGTCCTCACCGGTTCCGGGCTCGCCGCGTCGGCGGGCTTGAACGCCTACATCCCCCTTCTGCTGATGGGTCTGCTCGCGCGCTACACCGACCTCATGGAGCTGCCGAGCGGCTGGCAGTGGCTGGGCAACGGGTGGGTCCTGCTGATCCTCGCCGTGCTGCTCGCCGTCGAGGTCGTGGCCGACAAGGTGCCGGTGGTCGACCACGTCAACGACGTGGTGCAGACGGTGGTCCGGCCCACCGCTGGCGGCCTGGCCTTCGGGGCCGGCTCCAGCTCCGAGACGGTGACGGTCAGCGACCCGGACACCTTCTTCTCCACGCACCAGTGGGTGCCGGTGGTCGTCGGCGTGCTCCTCGCGCTCGGCGTGCACCTGCTCAAGTCCGCGGCCCGCCCGGTCATCAACGCGACCACCGCGGGCTTCGGCGCGCCGGTGGCCAGTACCGCCGAGGACGCGACCAGCGCCGTCATGTCGGTGGTGGCGATCCTGCTGCCGGTGCTCGTGCTGGTGTTCCTCCTCGGGTTCGTGGCGTTCCTCTTCTGGTTCCTGCGACGGCGTCGTGAACGGAGGCGGGAGCGGCGGGCGGCCCGGGCTGCCGGCTTCCGCGTCTGA
- the nucS gene encoding endonuclease NucS, with the protein MRLVIAKCSVDYVGRLSAHLPLATRLLMVKADGSVSIHADDRAYKPLNWMSPPCRLEEAPGVWRVVNKAGEELRITLEEIFQDTSYELGVDPGLRKDGVEAHLQELLAANPETLGEGFTLVRREYMTAIGPVDLLCRDANQRAVAVEVKRRGEIDGVEQLTRYLELMNRDPLLAPVAGVFAAQEIKPQARVLATDRGIRCVVVDYDKLRGIERDELTLF; encoded by the coding sequence GTGCGGTTGGTGATTGCGAAGTGCTCGGTGGACTACGTCGGACGACTCTCGGCACACCTGCCGTTGGCGACCCGGCTCCTGATGGTCAAGGCGGACGGCTCGGTGTCGATCCACGCCGACGACCGCGCCTACAAGCCGTTGAACTGGATGAGCCCGCCGTGCCGGCTGGAGGAGGCCCCCGGTGTGTGGCGGGTGGTGAACAAGGCCGGTGAGGAGCTGCGCATCACCCTGGAGGAGATCTTCCAGGACACCTCGTACGAGCTGGGTGTCGACCCGGGCCTGCGCAAGGACGGCGTCGAGGCGCACCTGCAGGAGCTGCTGGCCGCGAACCCGGAGACCCTCGGCGAGGGTTTCACGCTGGTACGGCGCGAGTACATGACCGCGATCGGCCCGGTCGACCTGCTGTGCCGGGACGCCAACCAGCGCGCGGTCGCGGTCGAGGTGAAGCGGCGCGGCGAGATCGACGGCGTGGAGCAGCTCACCCGCTACCTCGAACTGATGAACCGCGACCCGCTGCTCGCCCCGGTCGCCGGGGTGTTCGCCGCGCAGGAGATCAAGCCGCAGGCGCGGGTGCTCGCCACCGACCGGGGCATCCGGTGCGTGGTGGTGGACTACGACAAGCTGCGGGGCATCGAGCGCGACGAGCTGACCCTGTTCTGA
- a CDS encoding aldehyde dehydrogenase family protein — translation MTAVHVPGAPLISDGRLVSTSPATGAEAGRLPVATEADVWATVEQARVAADWWAGLGFAGRRDRLLRWRGVLARRMEELADLVHTEGGKPVGDAVVEILTALEHIDWAARNARRVLGPRRVRSRLILAEFTAHLEYQPYGVVGVIGPWNYPVFTPIGSAAYALAAGNAVVFKPSEYTPAVGQWLVDRFAEVVPEQPVLQAVHGLGDVGAALCRSGVAKLAFTGSTATAKKVMAACAETLTPVLLEAGGKDAMIVDSDADLDAAAEACVWGALTNAGQTCIGIERVYAVDQVFDAFVDKVVTRAGRLTVGPDGADIGPITMPSQVDVIRRHIDDAVAAGGRPVLGGPEAVQPPYVHPTVLVDVPEDSAAMREETFGPTLTVNRVRDVDEAVERANALSYGLGGSVFGRKRAVAVARRLRSGMAAVNSTLTFAGMSTLPFGGVGDSGFGRIHGEDGLREFGRAKSITRRRARSLLPSMTFERTPADVARLVKAAKLMYGRGR, via the coding sequence ATGACGGCTGTGCATGTCCCGGGGGCCCCGCTCATCTCCGACGGCCGACTGGTGTCGACCAGTCCGGCGACCGGCGCGGAGGCCGGCCGGCTTCCCGTCGCGACCGAGGCGGACGTGTGGGCCACGGTGGAGCAGGCCCGCGTCGCCGCCGACTGGTGGGCCGGGCTCGGCTTCGCCGGTCGGCGCGACCGGCTGCTGCGCTGGCGCGGTGTGCTCGCCCGCCGGATGGAGGAGCTGGCCGACCTGGTGCACACCGAGGGCGGCAAACCGGTCGGCGACGCCGTGGTGGAGATCCTCACCGCGCTGGAGCACATCGACTGGGCCGCCCGCAACGCCCGGCGGGTGCTCGGGCCGCGCCGGGTCCGCTCCCGGCTCATCCTCGCCGAGTTCACCGCCCACCTGGAATACCAGCCGTACGGGGTGGTCGGCGTGATCGGGCCGTGGAACTACCCGGTCTTCACCCCGATCGGCTCCGCCGCCTACGCCCTCGCCGCCGGCAACGCCGTGGTGTTCAAGCCGAGCGAGTACACCCCGGCCGTCGGGCAGTGGCTCGTGGACCGGTTCGCCGAGGTGGTGCCGGAGCAGCCGGTCCTCCAGGCCGTGCACGGGCTCGGCGACGTCGGCGCGGCCCTGTGCCGCTCGGGGGTGGCGAAGCTGGCCTTCACCGGCTCGACCGCCACCGCGAAGAAGGTGATGGCCGCCTGCGCCGAGACGCTCACCCCGGTGCTGCTGGAGGCGGGCGGCAAGGACGCCATGATCGTCGACTCCGACGCCGACCTGGACGCCGCCGCCGAGGCGTGCGTCTGGGGCGCGCTGACCAACGCCGGGCAGACCTGCATCGGCATCGAGCGCGTCTACGCGGTCGACCAGGTCTTCGACGCCTTCGTCGACAAGGTGGTCACCAGGGCCGGCCGGCTCACCGTCGGCCCCGACGGCGCCGACATCGGGCCGATCACCATGCCGTCCCAGGTCGACGTCATCCGGCGGCACATCGACGACGCGGTCGCCGCCGGCGGCCGGCCGGTGCTCGGCGGCCCCGAGGCGGTCCAGCCGCCGTACGTGCACCCGACCGTGCTCGTGGACGTGCCGGAGGACTCCGCCGCAATGCGCGAGGAGACCTTCGGGCCGACGCTGACCGTCAACCGGGTCCGCGACGTGGACGAGGCCGTCGAACGGGCCAACGCCCTCTCGTACGGCCTCGGGGGTTCGGTCTTCGGCCGCAAGCGGGCCGTGGCGGTCGCGCGGCGGCTGCGCTCCGGGATGGCCGCGGTCAACTCGACGCTGACCTTCGCCGGCATGTCGACACTGCCGTTCGGCGGCGTCGGCGACTCCGGCTTCGGCCGGATCCACGGCGAGGACGGCCTGCGCGAGTTCGGCCGGGCCAAGTCGATCACCCGCCGCCGGGCCCGCTCGCTGCTGCCGTCGATGACCTTCGAACGCACCCCCGCCGACGTCGCCCGCCTGGTCAAGGCCGCCAAGCTGATGTACGGCCGCGGCCGCTGA
- a CDS encoding FHA domain-containing protein has translation MEEHPELMPLLTVSGGVMRGLSFRVGRDPQLVGRAPSADIVLGDPHLSRRHATVQATVDGVLLTDLGSTNGTWLNDQRIVGTVPLTDGDVIRLGRTDLRFFDPGVARTDPVGMSFGQPRRDQRPTLPLPVPPTPRAPIEARGTLPLAVDAHR, from the coding sequence ATGGAGGAGCATCCGGAACTGATGCCGCTGTTGACGGTGTCAGGTGGGGTGATGCGGGGGCTGAGCTTCCGGGTCGGCCGGGATCCACAGCTGGTCGGCCGGGCGCCGAGCGCCGACATCGTGCTCGGCGATCCACACCTGAGCCGGCGGCACGCGACGGTGCAGGCCACCGTCGACGGGGTGCTGCTCACCGATCTCGGCTCGACGAACGGCACCTGGCTCAACGACCAGCGGATCGTCGGCACCGTGCCGCTCACCGACGGCGACGTGATCCGGCTCGGCCGCACCGACCTGCGCTTCTTCGACCCGGGCGTGGCCCGGACCGACCCGGTGGGGATGAGCTTCGGGCAGCCGCGCCGCGACCAGCGGCCCACCCTGCCGCTGCCGGTCCCGCCCACGCCGCGGGCTCCGATCGAGGCGCGTGGCACGCTGCCGCTGGCGGTCGACGCCCACCGCTGA
- a CDS encoding alpha/beta hydrolase, producing the protein MGSERHTVRANGIVQAVRVAGPPDGVPVLLVHGNVSSAAFWEPLLPRLPGTLRVVAPDLRGYGDTDTAPVDATRGLGDFADDVAALLDAPGLFAPGARPVVVGHSLGGGVAMRLLVDHPDRVAGLLLEAPVSPYGFGGTRDLDGTPTTPDFAGTGAGTANPDFVARLAARDRSADGPTSPRAVLRSAYVADPASLGGDEELLLESMLTTAAGEDNYPGTAAASAHWPGMAAGERGVLNALAPAHFRLADELVAVPVKPPVTWVRGDADVIVSDTSLFDLAYLGSLGVVPGWPGAADCPPQPMVGQTRAVLDRYEAAGGTYREVVLPGCGHSPHLERPAEFVAELLALTEVPSGV; encoded by the coding sequence ATGGGGAGCGAGCGACACACCGTCCGGGCCAACGGCATCGTCCAGGCGGTCCGGGTGGCCGGCCCGCCGGACGGCGTTCCGGTGCTGCTGGTGCACGGCAACGTGTCGTCCGCCGCCTTCTGGGAGCCACTGCTGCCCCGGCTGCCCGGGACGCTCCGGGTGGTCGCCCCCGACCTGCGCGGATACGGCGACACCGACACCGCCCCGGTCGACGCCACCCGGGGCCTCGGCGACTTCGCCGACGACGTGGCCGCCCTGCTCGACGCCCCCGGCCTGTTCGCCCCCGGGGCCCGGCCGGTGGTGGTCGGGCACTCGCTGGGCGGTGGGGTGGCGATGCGGCTGCTGGTCGACCACCCCGACCGGGTGGCCGGGCTGCTTCTGGAGGCGCCGGTCTCCCCGTACGGCTTCGGCGGCACCCGGGACCTCGACGGCACCCCCACCACGCCCGACTTCGCCGGCACCGGGGCGGGCACCGCGAACCCGGACTTCGTGGCGCGGCTGGCGGCGCGCGACCGGAGTGCCGACGGCCCGACCAGCCCGCGCGCCGTGCTGCGCTCGGCGTACGTGGCCGACCCGGCGTCGCTGGGCGGGGACGAGGAACTGCTGCTGGAAAGCATGCTGACCACCGCCGCCGGCGAGGACAACTATCCCGGCACGGCGGCCGCCTCGGCGCACTGGCCGGGCATGGCGGCGGGGGAGCGCGGCGTGCTCAACGCGCTGGCGCCCGCCCACTTCCGGCTCGCCGACGAGCTGGTCGCCGTCCCGGTCAAGCCGCCGGTGACCTGGGTACGCGGCGACGCCGACGTGATCGTCTCGGACACCTCGCTGTTCGACCTGGCGTACCTGGGGTCGCTCGGGGTGGTGCCGGGCTGGCCGGGGGCGGCGGACTGCCCGCCGCAGCCGATGGTCGGCCAGACCCGGGCGGTGCTCGACCGGTACGAGGCGGCCGGCGGGACGTACCGGGAGGTGGTGCTGCCCGGCTGTGGGCACAGCCCGCACCTGGAGCGGCCGGCCGAGTTCGTCGCCGAGCTGCTGGCGCTCACGGAGGTGCCCTCCGGGGTCTGA
- a CDS encoding 3-hydroxyacyl-CoA dehydrogenase family protein, which translates to MAREFTSVGVVGLGTMGAGIVEVFARNGIDVVAVEISATALERGRATLTGSTDRAVAKGKLAEADRDALLARIDWQVGLDALHSVDLVIEAVPEHLDLKQRIFAELDRVCRPEAILATNTSSLSVTEISVATTRPNQVIGIHFFNPAPVMKLVEVVRTVVTSADVVADVEALCARLGKVDVTINDRAGFIANALLFGYLNHAVGMFESRYATREDIDAAMKLGCGLPMGPLALMDLIGLDTAYEILDTMYRRGGRDRRHAPVPLIKQMVTAGLLGRKSGRGFYTYERPGSPVVVPDEHTPVSTGAALADGARAIAKVGVVGSGTMATGIIEVFAKAGYEVISVTRGAEKSAKVCEAVKTSLNKGVVRGKLSEDDRDAALGRVTWSATLDHLADVDLVVEAVVEELSVKKALFASLDEICKPGVVLATTTSSLPVIDVAMATQRPADVIGLHFFNPAPIMPLVEIVRTIRTSAETAATARAVCAGLGKTGVVCGDRSGFIVNALLFPYLNDAVKMLEASYSTADDIDHAMKLGCGYPMGPFELLDVVGLDVSLAIQRELYLELREPGFAPAPLLEHLVTAGYLGRKSGRGFRDHTGR; encoded by the coding sequence GTGGCGCGCGAGTTCACCAGTGTGGGTGTGGTGGGTCTGGGCACCATGGGTGCCGGCATCGTCGAGGTGTTCGCCCGCAACGGCATCGACGTGGTGGCCGTCGAGATCTCCGCGACCGCCCTGGAGCGTGGCCGGGCCACCCTCACCGGCTCCACCGACCGCGCCGTCGCCAAGGGCAAGCTCGCCGAGGCCGACCGGGACGCGCTGCTGGCCCGGATCGACTGGCAGGTCGGCCTGGACGCCCTGCACTCGGTGGACCTGGTGATCGAGGCGGTGCCGGAGCACCTGGACCTGAAGCAGCGGATCTTCGCCGAGCTGGACCGGGTCTGCCGGCCCGAGGCGATCCTGGCCACCAACACCTCCTCCCTGAGCGTCACCGAGATCTCCGTGGCCACCACCCGGCCGAACCAGGTCATCGGCATCCACTTCTTCAACCCGGCGCCGGTCATGAAGCTGGTCGAGGTGGTCCGCACCGTGGTCACCTCCGCCGACGTGGTGGCCGACGTGGAGGCGCTCTGCGCACGGCTCGGCAAGGTCGACGTCACCATCAACGACCGGGCCGGCTTCATCGCCAACGCCCTGCTGTTCGGCTACCTGAACCACGCGGTCGGCATGTTCGAGTCCCGGTACGCCACCCGCGAGGACATCGACGCCGCCATGAAGCTCGGCTGCGGCCTGCCGATGGGCCCGCTCGCGCTGATGGACCTGATCGGCCTCGACACCGCGTACGAGATCCTGGACACCATGTACCGGCGCGGCGGCCGCGACCGCCGGCACGCCCCGGTGCCGCTGATCAAGCAGATGGTCACGGCCGGCCTGCTCGGCCGGAAGTCCGGCCGCGGCTTCTACACCTACGAGCGGCCGGGCTCCCCGGTGGTCGTACCCGACGAGCACACGCCGGTGAGCACGGGCGCCGCACTCGCCGACGGTGCCCGGGCGATCGCCAAGGTCGGCGTGGTCGGCTCCGGGACCATGGCCACCGGCATCATCGAGGTATTCGCCAAGGCCGGCTACGAGGTCATCTCGGTGACCCGGGGCGCGGAGAAGTCCGCCAAGGTCTGCGAGGCGGTCAAGACCTCCCTGAACAAGGGCGTGGTGCGGGGCAAGCTGAGCGAGGACGACCGGGACGCCGCGCTGGGCCGGGTCACCTGGTCGGCCACCCTGGACCACCTGGCCGACGTCGACCTGGTGGTCGAGGCGGTCGTCGAGGAGCTGAGCGTCAAGAAGGCCCTGTTCGCCAGCCTCGACGAGATCTGCAAGCCGGGCGTCGTGCTGGCCACCACCACCTCGTCGCTGCCGGTGATCGACGTGGCTATGGCCACCCAGCGGCCGGCCGACGTGATCGGCCTGCACTTCTTCAACCCGGCGCCGATCATGCCGCTGGTGGAGATCGTGCGGACCATCCGCACCTCGGCGGAGACCGCCGCCACCGCCCGGGCGGTCTGCGCGGGGCTGGGCAAGACCGGCGTGGTCTGCGGCGACCGGTCCGGGTTCATCGTCAACGCGCTGCTGTTCCCGTACCTGAACGACGCGGTGAAGATGCTGGAGGCCAGCTACTCGACCGCGGACGACATCGACCACGCCATGAAGCTCGGCTGCGGCTACCCGATGGGCCCGTTCGAGCTGCTCGACGTGGTCGGCCTGGACGTGTCGCTGGCCATCCAGCGGGAGCTCTACCTGGAGCTGCGCGAGCCGGGCTTCGCCCCCGCGCCGCTGCTGGAGCACCTGGTCACCGCCGGCTACCTGGGCCGCAAGAGCGGCCGCGGTTTCCGCGACCACACCGGGCGCTGA
- a CDS encoding SigE family RNA polymerase sigma factor, whose product MTFEEYVGSRGPALLRLARLLTGDAHRAEDLTQDVLARAYVHWRKIARADRPDVYVRRMLVNANSSWWRRRSSRELAVDTFAERPERGDLGGEAADRDEMWRLIRALPDRQRAVLVLRYYEDLDDATIAQILDCSPVTVRTHAMRALAQLRERCGAPTTKGSRQ is encoded by the coding sequence GTGACCTTCGAGGAGTACGTCGGCAGCCGCGGCCCGGCCCTGTTGCGCCTGGCCCGGCTGCTGACGGGGGACGCGCACCGTGCCGAGGACCTGACGCAGGACGTGCTGGCCCGCGCGTACGTGCACTGGCGGAAGATCGCCCGGGCCGACCGGCCCGACGTGTACGTGCGGCGGATGCTGGTCAACGCGAACAGTTCCTGGTGGCGCCGGCGGTCCAGCCGCGAGCTGGCCGTGGACACCTTCGCCGAGCGGCCGGAGCGCGGTGACCTCGGCGGCGAGGCGGCCGACCGGGACGAGATGTGGCGGTTGATCCGTGCCCTCCCGGACCGCCAGCGCGCCGTGCTGGTGCTGCGCTACTACGAGGACCTGGACGACGCGACGATCGCCCAGATCCTCGACTGCTCGCCGGTCACCGTCCGCACCCACGCGATGCGGGCGCTCGCCCAGCTCCGGGAGCGCTGCGGCGCCCCGACGACGAAGGGGAGCCGGCAGTGA
- a CDS encoding alpha/beta hydrolase, which translates to MSTPIRASSILPGRREDIELHTADGLTLVGELARPLEREPAGTLVCLHPLPTHGGMMDSHVFRKAAWRLPALADLAVLRFNTRGTSSVRGTSEGAFDGAVGERFDVAAAIEYAEFHELPNIWLVGWSFGTDLALKYGCDPAVAGAILLSPPLRYSAPADLTVWAESGRPLTALVPEFDDYLRPEEARQRFAAVPQAEVVGVPGAKHLWVGDAETVLNEIVSRVNPAVPVPLPTTWDGPIETGDVSAYADRTVAAFADTPVPGPEQRRAG; encoded by the coding sequence GTGAGCACACCGATCCGTGCGTCGTCGATCCTGCCCGGCCGCCGGGAGGACATCGAGCTGCACACCGCCGACGGCCTGACGCTGGTCGGCGAGCTGGCCCGGCCGCTGGAGCGGGAGCCGGCCGGCACGCTGGTCTGCCTGCACCCGCTGCCCACCCACGGCGGGATGATGGACAGCCACGTGTTCCGCAAGGCGGCCTGGCGGCTGCCCGCGCTGGCCGACCTGGCCGTGCTCCGCTTCAACACCCGGGGCACCAGCAGCGTCCGCGGCACCAGCGAGGGGGCCTTCGACGGCGCGGTCGGCGAGCGCTTCGACGTGGCCGCCGCCATCGAGTACGCCGAGTTCCACGAGCTGCCGAACATCTGGCTGGTCGGCTGGTCGTTCGGCACCGACCTGGCGCTGAAGTACGGCTGCGACCCGGCCGTGGCCGGCGCCATCCTGCTCTCCCCGCCGCTGCGCTACTCCGCGCCCGCCGACCTGACCGTCTGGGCCGAGTCCGGCCGGCCGCTCACCGCCCTGGTCCCCGAGTTCGACGACTACCTGCGCCCCGAGGAGGCCCGGCAGCGCTTCGCCGCAGTGCCGCAGGCCGAGGTGGTCGGGGTGCCCGGCGCCAAGCACCTCTGGGTCGGCGACGCCGAGACCGTGCTCAACGAGATCGTCAGCCGCGTCAACCCGGCCGTGCCGGTCCCGCTGCCGACCACCTGGGACGGCCCCATCGAGACCGGCGACGTCAGCGCGTACGCCGACCGGACGGTGGCCGCCTTCGCCGACACCCCGGTGCCCGGCCCGGAGCAGCGCCGCGCCGGCTGA